A single region of the Gemella sp. zg-570 genome encodes:
- the purF gene encoding amidophosphoribosyltransferase — MKQLNEECGVFGVYNHNNASNISYFGLHSLQHRGQEGAGIVVSDGEKLRGHRDLGLLSEVFADKEKLHSLAGNIAIGHVRYSTSGSNSIQNIQPFLFHFFDMSIGICHNGNLINAKSLRKDLEKEGAIFHSSSDTEVLIHLIRRSKKSTFKEQLKESLQKVKGGFTYLILEKDTLYGVVDPNELRPLVLGKTKSGAYVLASETCAIDTVGADFICNIGAGELVIINKDGYKIEKYTDNTTVSIAAMEFVYFARPDSDIAGINVHTARKNTGKILAKEAPSPNADIVIGVPNSSLSAASGYAEASGLPYEMGLIKNQYVARTFIQPTQELREQGVRMKLSAVKGVVANKSVVIVDDSIVRGTTSARIVKLLREAGAREVHVRIASPRLIFPSFYGIDISTTQELIAANKTLEEIRDYIQADSLAFLSEDGLIEGIGINYDAAYKGLCMECFNGDYSAGLYDYEEEYLNNLTPIQNEYLASHKRYFDDLAK; from the coding sequence ATGAAACAGTTAAATGAAGAATGTGGCGTTTTTGGTGTATATAATCATAATAATGCCAGTAACATCAGTTATTTCGGATTGCATAGTTTACAACACAGGGGGCAAGAAGGGGCTGGTATAGTAGTTAGTGATGGAGAAAAATTAAGGGGACACAGAGATTTAGGTTTACTGTCAGAAGTTTTTGCTGACAAAGAAAAATTACATTCCTTAGCTGGAAATATAGCTATTGGTCATGTTAGATATTCAACTTCAGGTAGCAACAGCATTCAAAATATTCAACCTTTTTTATTTCATTTTTTTGATATGAGTATAGGTATTTGCCACAACGGCAACTTAATAAATGCCAAAAGTTTGCGTAAGGACTTGGAAAAAGAAGGGGCAATTTTTCATTCATCTTCCGATACGGAAGTTCTTATCCACCTAATAAGAAGAAGTAAAAAGTCTACCTTTAAGGAGCAATTAAAAGAGAGTTTGCAGAAGGTAAAAGGAGGCTTTACCTATCTAATATTAGAAAAAGACACTCTGTATGGAGTGGTAGACCCTAACGAGTTAAGACCCCTAGTATTAGGTAAAACAAAATCAGGAGCCTATGTCCTAGCTAGTGAAACTTGTGCTATTGATACGGTGGGTGCAGACTTTATTTGTAATATAGGTGCTGGTGAATTGGTAATAATAAATAAAGACGGTTATAAAATAGAAAAATATACAGACAATACTACCGTTTCGATAGCTGCTATGGAATTTGTTTATTTTGCAAGACCTGATTCTGATATAGCTGGAATAAATGTTCATACAGCTCGTAAAAATACAGGTAAAATTTTGGCAAAAGAAGCTCCAAGTCCCAATGCAGACATAGTAATAGGTGTTCCCAATTCTTCCTTATCAGCAGCAAGTGGTTATGCTGAAGCAAGCGGCTTGCCTTATGAAATGGGTCTTATAAAAAATCAATATGTGGCTCGTACATTTATTCAGCCTACTCAAGAATTACGTGAACAGGGTGTTCGTATGAAACTTTCTGCCGTAAAAGGAGTTGTTGCAAATAAAAGTGTCGTTATAGTTGATGATTCCATAGTAAGAGGGACAACTTCTGCTAGGATAGTGAAATTACTTAGGGAGGCTGGAGCAAGAGAAGTTCATGTTCGTATCGCCTCACCCCGTTTGATATTCCCTAGTTTTTACGGAATAGATATATCAACGACACAAGAATTAATAGCAGCTAACAAAACACTAGAAGAAATTAGAGATTACATTCAAGCAGACTCTCTAGCCTTTCTAAGTGAAGATGGTTTGATAGAGGGGATAGGAATAAATTATGATGCAGCTTACAAGGGACTTTGTATGGAATGTTTCAATGGAGATTATTCAGCTGGGCTTTACGACTACGAAGAAGAATATTTGAATAATTTAACACCGATACAAAACGAATATTTGGCTAGTCATAAAAGATATTTTGATGACCTAGCAAAATAA
- the purC gene encoding phosphoribosylaminoimidazolesuccinocarboxamide synthase — protein sequence MKEEEIMVVRGILLYKGKAKEIYSTDDKNKIIMKYKDDATAFNGLKKDVINAKGIYNNKISTLIYKYLISNGIATHWLETLNEREQLCEKVDIFPLEVIVRNRATGSLTKRLGVKEGKIFQEAIFEMSYKNDELGDPLINSAHALALELASKEELKVIKEKALLINNLLQELFAKIGFILVDFKIEFGKNASGKILLADEISPDSVRLWEKETLEKFDKDRFRQDLGNVEEAYEEVLSRLEKLLDK from the coding sequence ATTAAAGAAGAGGAAATTATGGTTGTAAGAGGAATATTACTATATAAGGGTAAAGCGAAAGAAATTTATTCAACAGATGATAAAAATAAAATAATAATGAAATATAAGGATGATGCTACAGCATTTAATGGTTTGAAAAAAGATGTTATAAATGCTAAGGGAATTTATAATAATAAAATATCTACCTTGATATATAAATATTTAATATCAAACGGTATAGCTACTCACTGGCTAGAAACTTTAAACGAGCGTGAGCAACTGTGTGAAAAAGTAGATATATTTCCGCTGGAAGTAATAGTTCGTAACAGGGCAACAGGCAGTTTAACAAAAAGACTAGGTGTAAAAGAAGGGAAAATTTTTCAAGAAGCCATATTTGAAATGTCTTATAAAAATGACGAATTAGGCGACCCCCTAATTAATTCTGCCCATGCTCTAGCCTTAGAACTAGCATCAAAAGAAGAATTAAAAGTAATAAAAGAAAAGGCCTTGTTAATAAATAATTTACTGCAAGAATTGTTTGCTAAAATAGGATTTATTCTGGTAGATTTTAAAATAGAATTTGGAAAAAATGCTAGTGGAAAAATTCTTCTTGCTGATGAAATAAGTCCAGATTCTGTACGTCTTTGGGAAAAGGAAACACTAGAAAAGTTTGATAAGGATAGATTTCGTCAAGATTTAGGCAATGTGGAAGAAGCCTATGAAGAAGTTTTATCAAGATTAGAAAAATTACTTGATAAGTAA
- a CDS encoding phosphoribosylformylglycinamidine synthase, giving the protein MIDKRIFVEKKSGFQVEAESLQKELNEFLGINIRELRIINVYDIFNVDEELLNRAEESIFAERVTDNIYSELEIKDYNLYAVELLPGQFDQRADAAIQCFNLLEPENEVSVKSGKIYLWQGASLEAEITAIKKYLLNPIESREKNLQVFALEENLYPENEVVLVDNFTNLAGDELKNLSTSLGLAMSLEDLLHIQKYFKTLNRQPTLTELKVLDTYWSDHCRHTTFLTEIENVSIEKSFISKAIEKTYDLYKDLRKEVGRENKPENLMDMATIVMRHQRAKGMLADVEFSEENNACSIFVYVDVNGVYEKWLVQFKNETHNHPTEIEPFGGAATCLGGAIRDPLSGRSYIYQAMRITGAGDITEPLENTLAGKLPQRLISKTAAHGYSSYGNQIGLATTYVKEVFHKDYVAKRLEVGAVVGASPYSAIRRESPAPKDIVLMIGGRTGRDGIGGATGSSKRHNKKSVEVAASEVQKGNAPEERKLQRLFRNKEVTKLIKKSNDFGAGGLSVAVGELADGVHIYLDKVPLKYQGLTGMEIALSESQERIAVVIEAKDVEKFKAYCYEENIEVTHVADVTEEKRLYMTYGNKVFVDLERSFLDTNGATVKTNVLLKKPSLPNPFVKEKVINYKEELLNVMQDLNVASQQGLVEMFDASIGRTTVLMPYGGKYQLTQAECSVQKVSVQKGDTDTITLLSHGFNPYLAEWSQFHGASYAVVESLARIVATGGNWRKIKFSFQEYFERLGKVEEKWGAPFSALLGAIEAQNEFGLAAIGGKDSMSGTFENITVPPTFISFALTTGKVQGVLSPEFKNLNSYVYVLEHNPKEDFTPNYKQLKNNFDILESLRESGDLLAISSVKDKGLLETFASMSLGNKIGLEVENEEILAKLNSLSYGTFVVESSKALENKEFIFVGKTRSGYIQIAEEKIDIDEIISTWQKPLEKVYPTTYKHEKNYKEYALKDLLQPKKEIVTSSNICLGKAKPKVVIPVFYGTNCEYDIENSFVRAGAEVEILPLGTLNPEMFRESILGLEKAINSAQILALAGGFSAGDEPDGSGKYIAVFLQNQKIRQAIENLLLRDGLIIGICNGFQALVKSGLLPYGQFDNVIETSPTLFRNDVNHHISKIVATKVVANHSPWLSNMEIGSIHNIAVSHGEGSFKVADDSLKILIENSQIALQYVDFDGKPTMHPNFNPNGSTFAIEAITSRDGKILGKMGHSERYTKDLYKNIKGDKFQDIFGSGVKYFTD; this is encoded by the coding sequence ATGATAGATAAAAGAATTTTTGTTGAAAAGAAAAGTGGTTTCCAAGTAGAAGCGGAATCGCTACAAAAAGAATTAAATGAATTTTTAGGAATAAATATAAGAGAACTAAGAATAATAAATGTTTATGACATATTTAATGTAGATGAAGAGTTACTAAATCGTGCTGAAGAAAGTATTTTTGCTGAGAGAGTAACTGATAATATATATAGTGAGTTAGAAATTAAGGATTATAATCTTTACGCAGTAGAGTTATTGCCTGGGCAATTTGACCAGAGGGCTGACGCAGCTATACAGTGTTTTAATTTGCTTGAACCTGAAAATGAAGTTAGTGTTAAAAGTGGCAAGATATATTTATGGCAGGGGGCGTCTTTAGAAGCAGAGATTACAGCTATTAAGAAATATCTTTTAAATCCTATTGAATCAAGAGAAAAAAACTTGCAAGTCTTTGCCTTGGAAGAAAATTTATATCCAGAAAATGAAGTAGTCCTAGTTGATAATTTTACAAATCTTGCTGGAGATGAACTGAAAAATTTATCTACATCATTAGGTTTGGCTATGAGCTTAGAAGATTTACTACATATTCAAAAATATTTTAAAACTTTGAATAGGCAACCAACTTTAACAGAATTAAAAGTTTTGGATACTTATTGGTCGGACCACTGTCGACACACAACTTTTTTAACTGAAATAGAGAATGTGAGTATAGAAAAATCTTTTATTTCTAAAGCAATAGAAAAAACTTATGACTTATATAAGGATTTACGAAAAGAAGTTGGTCGTGAAAATAAACCAGAAAATCTTATGGATATGGCAACAATAGTAATGCGTCATCAAAGAGCAAAAGGAATGCTTGCAGATGTAGAATTTTCCGAAGAAAATAATGCTTGTTCTATCTTTGTTTATGTAGATGTGAACGGAGTTTATGAAAAGTGGCTGGTGCAGTTTAAAAATGAAACCCACAATCACCCAACAGAAATAGAGCCTTTTGGTGGAGCTGCAACCTGCTTAGGTGGAGCAATTCGTGACCCCTTATCAGGAAGGTCATATATTTATCAGGCTATGCGTATTACGGGTGCAGGAGATATTACAGAGCCTTTAGAAAATACTCTTGCTGGTAAATTACCACAACGTCTTATTTCAAAAACTGCTGCTCATGGTTATTCTTCTTATGGAAATCAGATAGGTCTAGCTACAACTTATGTAAAAGAGGTATTTCATAAAGATTATGTTGCCAAACGTTTAGAAGTTGGGGCAGTGGTAGGAGCAAGTCCATATTCTGCTATTCGTCGTGAAAGTCCAGCTCCAAAAGATATAGTGTTAATGATTGGAGGAAGAACAGGGCGAGATGGTATTGGTGGAGCAACTGGTTCATCAAAAAGACACAATAAAAAATCGGTAGAAGTTGCTGCATCTGAAGTACAAAAGGGAAATGCTCCAGAAGAACGTAAACTACAACGCCTATTTAGAAATAAAGAGGTAACAAAATTAATTAAAAAATCTAATGATTTTGGTGCTGGTGGTTTGTCGGTAGCTGTTGGAGAATTGGCTGACGGAGTTCATATATATTTGGACAAGGTTCCTTTAAAATACCAAGGCTTGACAGGTATGGAAATAGCCTTGTCAGAATCTCAAGAACGTATTGCTGTTGTTATTGAAGCTAAGGATGTAGAGAAATTTAAGGCTTATTGCTATGAAGAAAATATTGAAGTAACCCATGTCGCAGATGTAACAGAAGAAAAAAGACTTTATATGACATATGGAAATAAAGTTTTTGTCGATTTAGAACGTAGCTTTTTAGATACTAATGGAGCGACCGTAAAAACAAATGTTTTATTAAAAAAACCAAGTCTGCCAAATCCTTTTGTAAAAGAAAAAGTTATAAACTACAAGGAAGAATTACTGAATGTTATGCAAGACTTAAATGTTGCTAGTCAACAGGGGCTTGTAGAAATGTTTGATGCCAGCATTGGACGAACAACAGTTTTAATGCCATACGGAGGTAAATATCAACTAACTCAAGCTGAATGTTCTGTTCAAAAAGTATCTGTTCAAAAGGGAGATACAGATACTATAACCTTATTATCCCATGGTTTTAATCCCTACTTGGCAGAGTGGTCGCAATTTCACGGAGCAAGTTATGCAGTGGTAGAATCTCTTGCTCGTATAGTAGCAACAGGTGGTAATTGGCGTAAAATAAAATTTAGTTTTCAAGAATATTTTGAAAGACTGGGCAAGGTTGAAGAAAAATGGGGAGCACCTTTTTCAGCCTTACTCGGAGCTATTGAAGCACAAAATGAATTTGGCCTAGCTGCTATCGGTGGCAAGGACTCCATGTCTGGAACTTTTGAAAATATAACTGTTCCGCCAACTTTTATATCTTTTGCCTTGACAACAGGTAAGGTTCAAGGTGTCCTATCTCCAGAATTTAAAAATCTTAATTCTTATGTCTATGTATTGGAGCATAATCCCAAAGAAGATTTTACACCCAACTACAAGCAATTAAAAAATAATTTTGATATATTAGAAAGCTTGCGTGAAAGTGGCGACTTACTAGCTATTTCATCTGTCAAAGATAAGGGACTACTAGAAACTTTTGCAAGTATGTCCCTGGGTAATAAGATAGGTCTTGAAGTAGAAAATGAAGAGATATTAGCAAAATTAAATAGCCTATCTTACGGAACTTTTGTAGTTGAAAGTAGTAAAGCCTTAGAAAATAAAGAATTTATCTTTGTCGGAAAAACTAGGTCGGGATATATTCAAATAGCTGAGGAGAAAATAGATATTGACGAAATTATTTCAACTTGGCAAAAACCTTTGGAAAAAGTTTATCCAACTACATACAAGCATGAAAAAAATTATAAAGAATATGCTTTAAAAGACTTGCTTCAACCAAAAAAAGAAATAGTTACTTCTAGTAATATTTGTTTAGGTAAGGCAAAACCCAAAGTGGTAATACCTGTATTTTACGGAACAAACTGTGAGTACGACATAGAAAATTCATTTGTGCGTGCTGGTGCAGAAGTGGAAATATTACCACTAGGAACATTAAATCCAGAAATGTTTAGAGAGTCAATCTTAGGCTTAGAAAAAGCTATAAATTCAGCTCAAATACTTGCTTTGGCTGGTGGTTTTTCAGCTGGAGATGAGCCGGACGGTTCAGGTAAGTACATAGCCGTATTTTTACAAAATCAAAAAATCAGACAAGCCATAGAAAATTTACTATTGCGAGATGGGTTAATAATAGGTATCTGCAACGGATTCCAAGCCCTTGTCAAGTCTGGACTTTTACCTTACGGTCAGTTCGATAATGTTATAGAAACTAGCCCAACCCTATTTAGAAATGATGTAAATCATCACATTTCAAAAATTGTAGCAACAAAAGTTGTGGCCAACCATTCACCTTGGTTGTCTAATATGGAAATAGGAAGTATTCATAATATAGCCGTATCACATGGAGAGGGTTCTTTTAAAGTTGCAGATGATAGTTTGAAAATATTGATAGAAAATTCTCAAATAGCCCTGCAATATGTGGACTTTGACGGCAAGCCAACAATGCATCCTAATTTCAATCCAAACGGTTCAACTTTTGCCATAGAGGCTATTACAAGTAGAGATGGAAAAATTTTAGGGAAAATGGGGCATTCTGAAAGATATACAAAAGACCTTTATAAAAATATTAAGGGAGACAAGTTCCAAGATATTTTTGGTTCAGGAGTTAAATATTTTACAGACTAA
- the purK gene encoding 5-(carboxyamino)imidazole ribonucleotide synthase, translating into MTLFKTINPPACIGIIGGGQLGKMLSVAAKTLGYKTIVLDPSENACAKGVADEFILADYNDKHALKLLAEKTDLITYEFENIPATSVKWLEECGGYVPQGYNALAISQDRLLEKNKLVEAGFEVAPYKKVDTKEELIVSCRSLGFPCILKTRFGGYDGKGQVNIFKEEDIEEASKLLSLPCILEKRLDFEKEVSAVCVKSVAGDFDIFPIGENSHKNSILHISLVPCQIEKSLVDKIQVSAKKFFENFNIVGILTIELFLVDGKLLANEIAPRPHNSGHWTIDAANISQFEQHIRAICNLPLLKSEYLQANAMINLLGQDYEILIKNISEIGSISKIHLYEKKGNAHNRKIGHLTVLDKDIENLKKKVRTIEKILDK; encoded by the coding sequence ATGACCTTGTTTAAAACTATAAATCCGCCTGCTTGTATCGGAATAATTGGAGGTGGGCAACTAGGTAAGATGTTGTCAGTAGCTGCTAAAACTTTAGGTTATAAAACTATTGTTTTAGACCCGAGTGAAAATGCTTGTGCAAAAGGTGTGGCTGATGAATTTATTTTGGCAGACTATAATGACAAGCACGCTTTAAAACTTTTGGCAGAAAAAACAGACCTTATAACTTATGAATTTGAAAATATTCCGGCAACTTCTGTAAAATGGCTAGAAGAATGTGGAGGTTATGTCCCACAAGGCTACAATGCTCTAGCAATTTCTCAAGATAGGTTGCTAGAAAAAAATAAGTTAGTAGAAGCTGGTTTTGAAGTTGCCCCCTATAAAAAAGTAGATACAAAAGAAGAATTAATAGTTTCATGTAGAAGTCTAGGTTTTCCTTGCATTTTAAAAACTCGCTTTGGAGGTTATGACGGCAAGGGACAAGTAAATATTTTTAAGGAAGAAGATATAGAAGAAGCCTCAAAATTATTAAGTCTACCCTGTATTTTAGAAAAAAGACTTGATTTTGAAAAAGAAGTTTCGGCTGTATGTGTTAAGTCGGTGGCAGGAGATTTTGATATTTTTCCCATAGGAGAAAACAGTCATAAAAATAGTATCCTCCACATAAGTTTAGTACCTTGTCAAATAGAAAAATCTTTAGTAGATAAAATACAGGTTTCAGCCAAAAAGTTTTTTGAAAATTTTAATATTGTGGGAATACTGACCATAGAATTATTTTTGGTTGATGGGAAATTACTTGCCAATGAAATTGCACCAAGACCCCACAATTCTGGACACTGGACAATAGACGCTGCTAATATTAGCCAGTTTGAACAACACATCAGGGCAATATGTAATCTCCCCTTGTTGAAATCAGAATATTTACAAGCCAATGCTATGATTAATTTACTGGGTCAAGACTATGAAATTTTAATAAAAAATATTTCTGAAATAGGCAGTATATCGAAAATACATTTATACGAAAAAAAAGGTAATGCACATAACAGAAAGATAGGGCATTTAACTGTTTTGGATAAGGATATTGAAAATTTAAAGAAAAAAGTAAGAACAATAGAAAAGATATTAGATAAGTAA
- the purE gene encoding 5-(carboxyamino)imidazole ribonucleotide mutase: MKKVAVIMGSSSDWQTMKLTCALLDEFGVDYHKQVVSAHRSPDLMYDFAKNAKDRGFNIIIAAAGGAAHLPGMVASLTTLPVIGVPIKSSNLSGVDSLYSIVQMPAGVPVATMAIGDAGAKNAALYVVRMLALSDVEIHKKLLNYIEKAKIQVGVMNNDLV, translated from the coding sequence ATGAAAAAAGTAGCGGTCATAATGGGTAGTTCTAGCGATTGGCAGACGATGAAACTTACCTGTGCTTTACTTGATGAATTTGGTGTAGACTATCACAAACAAGTGGTCAGTGCCCACAGAAGTCCAGACCTAATGTATGATTTTGCTAAAAATGCAAAAGATAGAGGCTTTAATATTATTATTGCGGCAGCAGGTGGGGCTGCTCATCTTCCGGGAATGGTAGCCAGCCTTACGACTTTACCAGTAATTGGAGTTCCTATAAAAAGTAGTAATCTAAGTGGTGTAGATTCTTTGTATTCGATAGTGCAAATGCCAGCTGGAGTACCAGTAGCTACTATGGCAATAGGAGATGCTGGAGCAAAAAATGCTGCCCTATATGTTGTTAGAATGCTTGCTTTAAGTGATGTTGAAATTCATAAAAAATTATTAAACTATATAGAAAAAGCAAAAATTCAGGTAGGAGTGATGAATAATGACCTTGTTTAA
- a CDS encoding alpha/beta hydrolase gives MENLNLTREWDKTFEKSVDIEHKKVIFVNRYGITLAADLYSPKNQEEKLPAIAVSGPFGAVKEQSSGLYAQEMVKRGFITLAFDPSFTGESGGAVRNVASPDINTEDFSAAVDFLSVQENVNAEKISIIGICGWGGMALNAAAIDTRIKATVASTMYDMTRVISKGYNDQVDAEQRYEIRKQLNEQRSLDYKNGDYLLAGGVVDPLPKDAPEFVKNYYDYYKTARGYHKRSLNSNKGWNVTSSISFMNMPILQYTDEIRSACLIIHGEKAHSLYFGKEAFKKLRGNNKELFIIPNANHVDLYDRLDIIPFDKIEDFIRKNI, from the coding sequence GTGGAAAATTTAAATTTAACTAGAGAGTGGGATAAAACTTTTGAAAAAAGTGTAGATATTGAACATAAAAAAGTAATTTTTGTAAATCGTTACGGAATTACACTTGCGGCTGATTTGTATAGCCCAAAAAATCAAGAAGAAAAACTACCTGCTATTGCAGTTTCTGGACCCTTTGGAGCGGTAAAAGAACAATCTTCTGGTCTGTATGCACAAGAAATGGTAAAAAGAGGCTTTATTACTCTTGCCTTTGACCCGTCATTTACTGGTGAAAGTGGCGGAGCTGTCAGAAATGTTGCTTCTCCCGATATAAATACGGAAGATTTTTCAGCGGCGGTAGATTTTCTTTCGGTACAAGAAAATGTGAATGCAGAAAAAATTTCTATAATTGGTATATGTGGTTGGGGAGGTATGGCATTGAATGCCGCTGCCATAGATACGAGAATTAAAGCAACTGTTGCCTCTACGATGTACGATATGACAAGGGTAATTTCAAAAGGATATAATGACCAAGTAGATGCTGAGCAAAGATATGAAATTCGTAAACAATTAAATGAGCAAAGAAGCCTAGATTATAAAAATGGAGATTACTTGCTTGCTGGTGGTGTAGTTGACCCGCTACCAAAAGATGCTCCTGAATTTGTAAAAAATTACTATGATTATTATAAAACTGCTAGGGGTTATCACAAACGTTCTTTAAATTCTAATAAGGGTTGGAATGTAACTTCAAGTATTTCTTTTATGAATATGCCAATTCTGCAGTATACAGATGAAATAAGAAGTGCCTGTTTAATCATACATGGCGAAAAAGCTCACTCTCTTTACTTTGGCAAGGAGGCTTTTAAAAAGTTAAGAGGGAATAATAAAGAACTTTTTATAATTCCAAATGCAAATCATGTAGACTTATATGATAGGTTAGATATTATACCTTTTGATAAAATAGAAGATTTTATCAGAAAAAATATTTAG
- a CDS encoding cyclophilin-like fold protein, with protein sequence MKKIFFLLLIAIFLLSACNHSFNKKVDTNSNNNSEEKIEMNKKIDNLKLNVKIDNFNFTAKLENNVAVRDLINLLKEKPIIIDMQDYSGFEKVGSLGQSIASDDKKITSQKGDIFLYNSRDIVIFYGTNTWNYTKIASIDDVGDLEKAMNNKNVRVEFLLIK encoded by the coding sequence TTGAAAAAGATATTCTTTTTACTGTTGATTGCAATATTCTTATTGTCAGCTTGTAATCACAGTTTCAATAAAAAAGTTGATACAAATTCAAATAATAATTCGGAAGAAAAAATAGAAATGAATAAAAAAATAGATAATTTAAAATTAAATGTAAAAATAGATAATTTTAATTTCACAGCAAAATTAGAAAACAATGTAGCTGTTAGAGACTTAATAAATTTATTAAAAGAAAAACCTATCATTATAGATATGCAAGATTATTCAGGTTTTGAAAAAGTTGGTTCTCTTGGTCAAAGTATAGCTAGTGATGATAAGAAAATTACAAGTCAAAAAGGTGATATTTTTTTATACAATAGTAGAGATATTGTAATATTTTACGGCACGAATACTTGGAATTACACAAAAATAGCAAGTATAGATGATGTAGGAGATTTAGAAAAAGCTATGAATAATAAAAATGTTAGAGTAGAATTTTTACTTATAAAATAA
- a CDS encoding DapH/DapD/GlmU-related protein gives MNLEKFLEYMEQDRIIKAGSEIHEYMHYLSQEAIKITMEINNKYHSQEEIKILMEELTGRKIDDSFVLFPPFYTDCGKNIQIGKNVFINADCKFQDQGGIEIGDGSLIGHGVVLATINHELSPEKRGNMLASRIKIGKNVWIGSNSTICQGVEIGDGAVVAAGSVVTKNVEKNTLVGGVPARFIKNIKE, from the coding sequence ATGAATTTAGAAAAATTTTTAGAATATATGGAGCAGGATAGGATAATAAAAGCGGGTTCTGAAATACATGAGTATATGCATTATTTATCTCAAGAAGCTATAAAAATTACTATGGAGATAAATAATAAATACCACAGCCAAGAAGAGATAAAAATTTTAATGGAGGAATTAACAGGAAGAAAAATTGATGATAGTTTTGTTCTTTTTCCTCCCTTTTATACAGATTGCGGAAAAAATATTCAAATAGGTAAAAATGTTTTTATTAATGCCGACTGTAAATTTCAGGACCAAGGAGGTATTGAAATTGGTGATGGTAGTCTTATAGGTCATGGAGTTGTTTTAGCAACAATTAATCATGAACTTAGTCCTGAAAAAAGAGGGAATATGCTAGCCTCTAGAATTAAAATAGGCAAAAATGTCTGGATTGGTTCTAACTCTACAATATGCCAAGGGGTAGAAATAGGAGATGGAGCAGTTGTGGCAGCTGGTTCGGTTGTTACAAAAAATGTGGAGAAAAATACTCTTGTCGGCGGAGTTCCTGCGAGATTTATAAAAAATATTAAGGAGTAA
- a CDS encoding LysR family transcriptional regulator: MEIRVLRYFIEIAKEKNITKAAKNLHVTQPTISRQLKDLEEELQQKLFNRLNHSIQLTTEGEIFYKRALDIIDIVDKTTAEFHTMNKFNGGELHIGCAESYGITTIAKTIKSLNQKYPNIKFHLYSGNYQTVTEKLDKGILDFAITVQSVDTSNYKYKELPYKDIWGILMRKDSPIAKKEKITIPEIANLPLIISRQGFSDEMPNELKEMKDKINIVGTYDLLYNASLFVKENLGYALCFNKLVDVSQQSDLCFKEIEPRFSSPMKIIWSNKKLLSQSASLFLEELNKTI, translated from the coding sequence ATGGAAATTAGAGTTTTAAGATATTTTATAGAAATAGCAAAAGAAAAAAATATTACCAAAGCTGCCAAAAATTTACATGTTACTCAACCTACAATATCAAGACAATTAAAAGACTTAGAAGAAGAACTACAACAAAAATTATTTAATAGGCTAAACCATAGTATACAGCTAACCACAGAAGGAGAAATTTTTTACAAAAGAGCTTTAGATATAATAGATATAGTGGATAAAACGACAGCAGAATTTCATACAATGAATAAATTTAATGGGGGAGAATTACATATAGGTTGTGCAGAATCTTATGGAATAACTACTATTGCCAAAACAATAAAATCATTAAATCAAAAATATCCGAATATAAAATTTCATTTGTATAGCGGCAATTATCAAACTGTTACAGAAAAATTAGACAAGGGAATTTTAGATTTTGCCATAACTGTTCAGTCGGTTGACACTTCAAATTATAAGTACAAAGAACTACCCTACAAGGATATATGGGGAATACTAATGAGAAAGGATAGTCCTATTGCTAAAAAAGAAAAAATTACCATTCCAGAAATTGCAAACTTACCCCTTATTATATCAAGACAAGGATTTTCTGATGAAATGCCCAACGAACTAAAAGAAATGAAAGATAAAATAAATATTGTGGGAACTTATGACCTTCTATATAATGCAAGTCTTTTTGTAAAAGAAAATTTAGGTTATGCCCTGTGCTTTAATAAGCTAGTAGATGTTAGCCAACAAAGCGATTTATGTTTTAAAGAAATTGAACCCCGCTTCTCATCGCCAATGAAAATAATATGGTCTAACAAAAAATTACTTTCACAATCTGCTTCCTTATTTTTAGAAGAACTTAACAAAACTATATAA